The nucleotide sequence GTCATTCCGAGCTTCACCGACAACAAGCTGCGCACGCGCGCGCGCCGCTGGAAGACGATCGAGCTGCTGGCGCCGTTGTCTGCGCTTGTCGCCCTGCTCGCCGCGCTCGTCGCCCCGTCCGGAACCGTCACCGCGCTGCTCGCAGCGCTCGCGGCCAGCGTGCACTTCGTGCGTCTCGCCGGCTGGTACACCCCAAAGTTCTGGTCCGTGCCGCTGCTCTGGATCCTGCACCTCGGCTACGCGTGGATCGCGCTCGGCTTCGCCTTGCTCGCGCTGGCCGCGGCCGGCTTACCGGGGGCCGCGAGCAGCGCGCTGCACGCCTTCACGGCGGGCGGGATCGGCGTACTGACGCTCGGCATGATGGCGCGGGTCTCGCTTGGCCACACCGGCCGCATGCTCGAACCGCCGCCGGTGATGACGCTCGCCTTCGTCGCGATCAACCTCGCCGCGCTCATCCGCGTCGCTCTGCCGCTGGCTTTTCCGGCCTTCCACCTCCCGGGCATGACCGCAGCCGGGCTCGTGTGGATCGCCGCGTTCGGCCTGTTCGCCGCCGTCTACGCGCCGATGCTGCTGCGCCCCCGCGTCGACGGCAAGCCGGGCTGAACCCGCCGCGCATTTGACGCGCCGGCGGCAACCGGTGCACGCTCGGGCTTCTGCCTCGCCGCCGATGCCCATGAACCGCTTTTTGCTCTGGCTGCTCCTCAGCCTCGTCGCGTCCCCGCTGCGCGCCGCGCCTGACGGGGTCGTCGCCGTTTCCCATCCGGCCGCGGCCGCCGCCGGCGCGCGCATGCTCGCCACGGGCGGCAACGCCGTCGACGCCGCCGCGGCGGTGCAGTTCGCGTTGAACGTGGTCGAGCCGCAGTCGTCCGGCATCGGCGGCGGCGGCTTCATGCTGATTCATCTCGCCAAGACCGGCGAGACCGTCATCGTCGACTCGCGCGAGCGCGCACCGGCTGCGTCCCGCGCCGACATGTTCGCGCCCGGCGGCGCGCCGATGGCGTTTCCGCTCGCCTCGACGAGCGGGCTTGCGGTCGGCGTGCCGGGTACCGTGCGCGGCGTCGACACGGCGCTGCGCCGTTGGGGCACGATGGCGCTCGCCGACACGCTCGCCCCCGCGATCGAACTCGCCGCGGGCGGCTTTCGCGTCAACCGCTTTCTCGCTGCCGACATCGCCGACGACGGCGGGCGGACAGCCATCCATCCGGAAACCGCTGCGATCTTTCGGCCCGGCGGCGTGCCGTTGGCCGAGGGCGACTGGCTGGTGCAGCCCGATCTTGCGCGCACGCTCAGACTCATTGCGACAGGTGGGCCAAAGGTTTTTTACGAGGGTCCGCTCGCGCGCGCGATCGTCGAAGCCCAGCAACGGACACGCGGCGAGTTGGGCGAGCCCGGCCGCGGACGCATGGCAATCGCCGACCTGCGCGACTACACGGCCGCGATCCGGCGTCCGCTCACGGGGCAGTACCGCGGCTGGACCGTGGCGAGCATGCCACCCCCGTCCTCGGGCGGCCTGACGTTGCTGCAGACGCTGGGCCTGCTCGAGCGCTTTCCGCTCGGCGATACGACACAGGGTTACGGCTTCGGCAGCGCGAAAACGGTGCACCTCATGATCGAAGCGATGCGCCTCGCCTTCGCCGACCGCGCCGTCTGGATCGGCGACGACGACGCACGCGCCCTGCCCCAGGCCGCGCTGCTGCATCCGCAGTACCAGGCCGCACGCGCCGCGCTCATCGATCCGGCGCGACGCATCGAACAGGCAAGCGCCGGCGACCCGACACGCTGGGCCCCCGCGGCAACCAAGGCGCCGCAACGCATCCGTAGCAGGGCGGAAAGTCCGCAGACGACCCATTTCTCGATCGTCGACCGCTGGGGCAACGTCGTGAGCTATACGAGCACGATCGAATACACCTGGGGCGCGGGCATCACCGTGCCGGGCTACGGCTTTCTGCTCAACAACGAACTGACCGATTTCAATTTCGTGCCGAGCGCCGACAGCGCGACCGGCAATCCCGGCGCCAACGACGTCGCGCCCGGCAGACGTCCGCGATCGAGCATGGCACCGACGCTGCTTCTGAAAAACGGGCGTCCGGTCGCGGCCTACGGCTCGCCGGGCGGCGCGACGATCATCAACTCGGTGCTCAACATGACGCTCAATCTCGTCGACCACGGCATGACGCCGGGTCAGGCGATCGCCGCGCCGCGCGTCTCGGTCACGAGCGCTGCAGGCAAAGTCGCCTGCGAGGGCGGCGAGGATTTCATGCAGCCGCGCCTGAGCATCGCGGTGCAGGACCGCCTTCGCGCGCTCGGACACGTCGGACTGGGAGAAGCCGGGACGGACGGCTGTCAGGGGAGGATCGGTTCGGTGCAGGCGGTCGTCGTCGACCTGACCAGTGGCGCGCAGTACGGCGCCGCCGATCCGCGCCGCGAAGGTACGGTGATCCGGGTAGGTCCCGGCGCGCCCCTCGCGCCCTGACGCTCAGGCGACGCGCACAGCGGGCGCGGTGTCTTCCTCGTAGAACTTGACCTGATGGCGGCCCGCCGACTTGGCGCGGTACATCGCCTGATCGGCGCGGCGCAGGAGTTGGCCGGCGCTGACGTGGTGGCCGCAGAAGGTCGTGATGCCGATGCTCGGCGTGCTGTTGTGCAGGTGCGCGCCGAGCCGGTAGGGCTGCGACAGCTTGAGCAGAATCTTGTCACCGAGTTCGGCGGCTTCGGCCTTGGCCGCCTCGGCGGTATTGCCGAGATTGCCGATGACCACGACGAATTCATCGCCGCCGAGACGGGCGAC is from Thiobacillus denitrificans ATCC 25259 and encodes:
- a CDS encoding NnrS family protein, translated to MATPLRDIETPTRPSSRAGLAPFALGFRPFFLSAGIYAVLMMGLWLAVLSGHLTPGALAPAAWHGHEMVFGFAVAVIAGFLLTAAQNWTGIAMPSGRPLVVLFVLWLAGRLSFLVPGLPAPLVAAIDVSFLPALALAIALPVHRARQLHNYPFPVLLLALAVANALVHLAALGWITASVNLGLHLAVYVVVMMIVLMGGRVIPSFTDNKLRTRARRWKTIELLAPLSALVALLAALVAPSGTVTALLAALAASVHFVRLAGWYTPKFWSVPLLWILHLGYAWIALGFALLALAAAGLPGAASSALHAFTAGGIGVLTLGMMARVSLGHTGRMLEPPPVMTLAFVAINLAALIRVALPLAFPAFHLPGMTAAGLVWIAAFGLFAAVYAPMLLRPRVDGKPG
- the ggt gene encoding gamma-glutamyltransferase; the encoded protein is MNRFLLWLLLSLVASPLRAAPDGVVAVSHPAAAAAGARMLATGGNAVDAAAAVQFALNVVEPQSSGIGGGGFMLIHLAKTGETVIVDSRERAPAASRADMFAPGGAPMAFPLASTSGLAVGVPGTVRGVDTALRRWGTMALADTLAPAIELAAGGFRVNRFLAADIADDGGRTAIHPETAAIFRPGGVPLAEGDWLVQPDLARTLRLIATGGPKVFYEGPLARAIVEAQQRTRGELGEPGRGRMAIADLRDYTAAIRRPLTGQYRGWTVASMPPPSSGGLTLLQTLGLLERFPLGDTTQGYGFGSAKTVHLMIEAMRLAFADRAVWIGDDDARALPQAALLHPQYQAARAALIDPARRIEQASAGDPTRWAPAATKAPQRIRSRAESPQTTHFSIVDRWGNVVSYTSTIEYTWGAGITVPGYGFLLNNELTDFNFVPSADSATGNPGANDVAPGRRPRSSMAPTLLLKNGRPVAAYGSPGGATIINSVLNMTLNLVDHGMTPGQAIAAPRVSVTSAAGKVACEGGEDFMQPRLSIAVQDRLRALGHVGLGEAGTDGCQGRIGSVQAVVVDLTSGAQYGAADPRREGTVIRVGPGAPLAP